Proteins encoded together in one Pangasianodon hypophthalmus isolate fPanHyp1 chromosome 18, fPanHyp1.pri, whole genome shotgun sequence window:
- the gnai1 gene encoding guanine nucleotide-binding protein G(i) subunit alpha-1 produces the protein MGCTLSTEDKAAVERSRRIDRNLRDDGEKAAREVKLLLLGAGESGKSTIVKQMKIIHEAGYSEEECKQYKAVVYSNTIQSIIAIIRAMGRLKIDFGDAARADDARQLFVLAGSAEEGFMTAELAGVIKRLWKDGGVQACFSRSREYQLNDSAAYYLNDLDRISQATYIPTQQDVLRTRVKTTGIVETHFTFKDLHFKMFDVGGQRSERKKWIHCFEGVTAIIFCVALSDYDLVLAEDEEMNRMHESMKLFDSICNNKWFTDTSIILFLNKKDLFEEKIKKSPLTICYPEYAGSNTYEEAAAYIQCQFEDLNKRKDTKEIYTHFTCATDTKNVQFVFDAVTDVIIKNNLKDCGLF, from the exons atGGGCTGCACGCTGAGCACAGAGGACAAGGCGGCGGTGGAGAGGAGCCGCAGAATAGACCGGAACCTGCGGGATGATGGAGAGAAAGCAGCGCGCGAGGTtaaactgctgctgctgg gagCGGGGGAGTCGGGGAAGAGTACAATAGTCAAGCAGATGAA AATTATCCATGAGGCGGGTTACTCAGAGGAGGAGTGTAAGCAGTACAAGGCCGTGGTGTACAGTAACACCATCCAGTCCATCATCGCCATCATCCGCGCCATGGGACGCCTCAAAATCGACTTTGGGGACGCAGCACGAGcg gatgaTGCCCGGCAGCTGTTTGTGTTAGCGGGCAGCGCGGAGGAGGGCTTCATGACGGCCGAGCTGGCTGGAGTGATAAAGCGTCTGTGGAAGGACGGAGGAGTGCAGGCCTGCTTCAGCCGCTCCCGAGAGTATCAGCTCAATGACTCTGCTGCATA TTATCTGAACGATCTGGACAGGATATCGCAGGCCACCTACATCCCTACGCAGCAGGACGTACTGAGGACCCGTGTCAAAACCACAGGCATCGTGGAGACTCACTTCACCTTCAAGGACCTGCACTTCAA GATGTTTGATGTtggaggtcagaggtcagagagGAAGAAGTGGATCCACTGTTTCGAGGGCGTGACGGCCATCATCTTCTGCGTGGCTCTCAGTGACTACGACCTGGTGCTGGCCGAGGACGAGGAGATG AACCGAATGCACGAGAGCATGAAGCTCTTCGACAGCATCTGCAACAACAAGTGGTTCACAGACACGTCCATCATCCTGTTCCTCAACAAGAAGGATCTGTTTGAGGAGAAGATTAAGAAGAGCCCACTCACCATCTGTTACCCTGAGTACGCAG GCTCCAACACGTACGAGGAGGCGGCGGCGTATATCCAGTGTCAGTTTGAGGATCTGAATAAGAGGAAGGACACTAAGGAGatctacacacacttcacctgCGCCACCGACACCAAGAACGTCCAGTTCGTCTTCGACGCCGTCACCGACGTCATCATCAAGAACAACCTGAAGGACTGCGGACTCTTCTAG